The genomic DNA GTCGCGGAAGCCCGCGCCGCAGCGCAAGCCGCTGCTTTAGCCATTGCTCTCGGCGGCCCGCTTGCTTACGCTGCCGCTATTGCCCGGGCATCGGCGGCCGCGCGCGCCTGGGCCTCGGCTCAAGCTGACTGTCAGGCGATCGCTGCAGCCTTCGCCAGTGCCCAGGCAGCGGCAAATGCCTCGGCTCGTGCACTGGCACTTGCCCAGGCAGCCGCCAGCGCTGGAGCGTATGCCGCTGCCGTCGCCCAGGCTGCCGCTTCCGCTGCGGCCAGTGCGGCGGCGAGCGCGGAAGCCTCCGCCATGGCCAATGCCTCTGTGCGTGCCTCCGTGACGGCTCTCGTTGATCCATCGTGCAAGGATAACTTTTGTCAGCAAAGACAGCTCTCCCGCGAAGTTCGCATCGCATCGGATCAGAGCTTCACCATCGCTGCGCCGAGCGAGCTGGCGACGCTGGCACAGCACGGCGTGATTCAGTTTGCCTGGGAAGGCGATGTTGCACCTTCGGGACTCACGCTCGATCAGCGTAGCGGAGCCCTTTCCGGAGATGCCCGAGCTCTCACTCATCAGTCCTCTCCGCTGACGATCATTGCCCGCGATGCT from Blastocatellia bacterium includes the following:
- a CDS encoding putative Ig domain-containing protein; its protein translation is VAEARAAAQAAALAIALGGPLAYAAAIARASAAARAWASAQADCQAIAAAFASAQAAANASARALALAQAAASAGAYAAAVAQAAASAAASAAASAEASAMANASVRASVTALVDPSCKDNFCQQRQLSREVRIASDQSFTIAAPSELATLAQHGVIQFAWEGDVAPSGLTLDQRSGALSGDARALTHQSSPLTIIARDADGCELARYTLTVVVEGDNVSGK